AAAATAGTTAATAGAACAAATATAGTTATTGTTTTTAGAACAATAAGATGTGAAAATTTTAAAATTTATCGTTTGTATAGCCGCTGCATCAGCTTAATTACACTATGGCGCGGAAGTTACTTCCGTGCCTTTCAGATTGATGTTAGTGCCTTGCCTTACTTGCAAGAAATTAAAAATTCTCGTTCGCATAGCTGCTGTACTAGCTCTGATTGCTAGTTGAAGTTGTTTCATTGCTCAGGTTCTGTTCTTTTTGTCTTGACACAAAAAGAACCAAAAAAGTCAAGACGATTTTAAACTCGCTGCCGCTCAAACACAAAATCGTCAGGTTCTGCACTTCGCTTAAGTTGTTCGTTTCATAGTTCACATTGAAATTATACCTATTTATCCGGTATTCTAATGTCTAGTATCTAATATCCAACTTATTGATTAAAAGTAATGGCGGATAAAGATGCTAGTCTGTCGTTGGGTTTTTCGCGTTTTACCAGAATGAAGTAAAGGTCGTGCTTGCCGGTAATGGGTTTATTCAGGGTGCCGGTTACTTGCTTCGGGCCTTTGTTGTTACCGTTTGCTTTAAAGGCAGTTCGGCTAATTACTGGTCCGGCGAAGGATCCAATGCGCAGTTCTATTTCGCCATCTTTGTCCGGAGCCGAATAATCGTAAGTAAATCCTTTAATGCCCGTTAAATCAATATTTTTTAATAAAACGAAAGATTTATGGTTGCCGGTACTCAAACTATTGCCAAACCGGCCAAAACCAGTGTAAGCATCGGCATCTATGGCTTGTACTTTCGCATTTCGGAGGGTTACTACTTCGGTGCCGGTAAGCGGCCCTACGGCTTTACCGCCTTTATCGGTGTAAGTAGCTAGTAAGGTATACTTGCCGCGGGGTTCGTCTGCTTTGTGTTCTTTAAAGGTAAGGGTGCCTTTAGCTGGTAAAGTAGTTTTTTGCTTTTTAGCGTCGGTGAGCGAGAAAATGTATTTTACCATTTCCTGCGCATCTTTTTCGGCAATTTGCGGGTGTGCGCTCATTACGTGTTCGGTGCCCCAGTTACCGCCGCCCCCATTGATAATTTTCTTGACTAACATATTTACGGCGCCGCTTTGCCCTTTGTAGCGGGTAGCCACGGCCATAAACGCCGGACCTACCGAAACTTTATCTACGGTGTGGCAAGCTTTACAATCGCTATTGGCTACGAGGGTTTTACCTAAAGAATTAGATTCTACGGTAGTAACTACCTGGTGCCCTGCTTCGGGTTCTTTGTTTATGGCGCTAGGTTGCGGATTGTAATCGAAGTACACCTTTATTTTTTTAGGATCAATGGTTTTGTCTTCTTTATCCTTTACCTGCACATTGTAAGCAAAAGGCTTATTCTCCCAATAAAAAGATTTATTGCCAGTAGTGACAATATTTACCTCGGGCAAGGCATTTCCTACTTTTATGGTTACCGTATCGGTGGCAGATGCGCCGGAATTATCGGTAACTTTTAAAATGGCTGCGTAAATACCGGGTTGTGTGTAGGTATAAGTAGGGTTCGGTGAGGTTGAGCCCACGGTTTTACCATCGAATAACCACTGGTAGGTTAACTTGTCGTTATCGTCGAGGTCGCGGGTGCCGCGGCTGGCAAATTTAACGCGCAAAGGAGCTGAGCCAGTTACTTCGGTTAATTGCGGGCCCATGCGTGGGTCGGAGGTTAAGTAAGAACGCGCACTGGCTTGGGCCATGGCAGCGGAGTCGGTGGCGTAAGCTTTGGCAATGGGGGCCCGGTTGTTGGTGTTGTACTCAATTTTTACGAGGCGGGCATCTTCGTTATCTGCGCCGTAAACCGAACCGTATTCCAGCATATACATCACGCCATCTTTCCCAAAAGCCAAATCAATCGGACGCCGGAAATCGCCGTTTAAAGTCATAAAAGGTTCGGCGCGCACAAAGTTTTCGTTGGCATCGAACCGTAGAGCCATTACCCAGTTGCGCATCCAGTCCATCACGAACAAAGTGCCATCGTAATATTCCGGAAATTTAAATTTAGAAGTGGAGTTCTTGTCGTAAGTATAAAACTCGCCGGCCATAGCGCTACGGCCACCAATGCCTAACTCCGGAAACTCTTTAGAAGCATCGTATGGGTACCAGATCATAGCCGGTACGGCGGGTGGCAATTGATTTAAACCGGTATTATTAGGCGAGTTGTTAATAGGGGCTTGGGCATTGTAAAGCGGGCCCGCTTTTTTTGTGGCAAAATCCCAGTCGGCATACGCTATGTTATTACCTACAAAATACGGCCAGCCGTAATTACCCGGTTTTTTAGCCTGGTTAAACTCATCGTACCCTTTGGGGCCACGTAAGCTATCTACGCCCGCATCCGGACCAATTTCGCCCCAGTACAATACCGACGTTTTGGGATTTAAAGCAATGCGGTACGGGTTACGGCAGCCCATTACGTAAATTTCGGGTTTGGTTTTAGGCGTGCCTTTCGGGAATAAGTTGCCATCCGGAATAGTGTACGAACCATCCGGCTCCGGGTGGATGCGTAAAATCTTTCCTTTGAAATCGTTGGTGTTGGAAGCAGAGCGCTGGGCATCTTCGCTGAAATGTTCCGGTTCCGGGCGTTCGTCGATAGGTGCATACCCTAAGGATGGGAACGGCGTGGTACCATCGCCGGTTGATA
The sequence above is a segment of the Adhaeribacter swui genome. Coding sequences within it:
- a CDS encoding ThuA domain-containing protein, which translates into the protein MNLSKLTSKLGLGCLGVFAASLGLYSCLNGKQQQTTNQAKATPRVLVFSRTMGWKHTSIPYANKAIHQMGVENNWRVDTTRNANYFTDDSLKQYQAVIFNCTTGNVLNSEQQAAFERYIQAGGGYLGIHSAADTEYEWPWYDKLMGAHFSSHPLQPGERKATVEVTDKTHPATAGLPDKWERTDEWYNYRSFYPGIKVLASLDENSYEGGTNGANHPIMWYHEFDGGRAFYTGSGHTPESYSDPLFLNHLLGGIKYAMGSGKPLDYSKSYAVVVPEENRFVKTILVNDLAVPMELAVAPDGRVFFTEFAGKLSMYDPQTKQLSQVHQFEVVQKGGTGLIGLTLDPNFATNKQLYVYYSPPKAEEPYLFNLSRFTLKPDNTLDAASEKVLLQVPVQEKSGAHHGGSLAWDKEGNLYLSTGDGTTPFPSLGYAPIDERPEPEHFSEDAQRSASNTNDFKGKILRIHPEPDGSYTIPDGNLFPKGTPKTKPEIYVMGCRNPYRIALNPKTSVLYWGEIGPDAGVDSLRGPKGYDEFNQAKKPGNYGWPYFVGNNIAYADWDFATKKAGPLYNAQAPINNSPNNTGLNQLPPAVPAMIWYPYDASKEFPELGIGGRSAMAGEFYTYDKNSTSKFKFPEYYDGTLFVMDWMRNWVMALRFDANENFVRAEPFMTLNGDFRRPIDLAFGKDGVMYMLEYGSVYGADNEDARLVKIEYNTNNRAPIAKAYATDSAAMAQASARSYLTSDPRMGPQLTEVTGSAPLRVKFASRGTRDLDDNDKLTYQWLFDGKTVGSTSPNPTYTYTQPGIYAAILKVTDNSGASATDTVTIKVGNALPEVNIVTTGNKSFYWENKPFAYNVQVKDKEDKTIDPKKIKVYFDYNPQPSAINKEPEAGHQVVTTVESNSLGKTLVANSDCKACHTVDKVSVGPAFMAVATRYKGQSGAVNMLVKKIINGGGGNWGTEHVMSAHPQIAEKDAQEMVKYIFSLTDAKKQKTTLPAKGTLTFKEHKADEPRGKYTLLATYTDKGGKAVGPLTGTEVVTLRNAKVQAIDADAYTGFGRFGNSLSTGNHKSFVLLKNIDLTGIKGFTYDYSAPDKDGEIELRIGSFAGPVISRTAFKANGNNKGPKQVTGTLNKPITGKHDLYFILVKREKPNDRLASLSAITFNQ